TCTCTTATTCTTTTCTCCAATAAATTTAAGTATTGGATAACTGCTTTTCTTACAACCTTTGATTCTCTCATTAAAACTTGTTTAGCTTGGTCTATTGTTAGAATAAACATAGTCCTAAACTCTCCCTTATTATCTCTGTAAGTTGTTTCAAAAATTTCCTCTACTGATGTAGGTATAATTTTATTTTCAACCAGGGAAATTTTTCCCTCGTTAACTTGTATATTAAATTCATCTTTAACGGCGTTTTTATTTACGGCGTTACCTCTTATATTAAATTCATCTCTGATTTTTTTTAATAAATTATCATGTGTTAGCTCTATACAATGCCCCCTTTTCTTTTGTGCTTCTGTTAATAAATTATTTTCTTTCTTTTCCTGGTACTCCATTTCTCTAAAATAATTTATTTGTTTTAATAAATCTTTGCTGTTTATACTTTCCTTACTTAAAAACTCCATATAATACCACCTTTAAAATTACTTATACTTTTTTATTTCTTCTAACTGTGCTTTGGTAATAGAATTTAAGCCTTTATTTACTCTTTTTAACTCTTTTCCAAGATTATCCCCAATTAAAACACCTGTAACTTTGCTTTTTTCTGCACTTGTTGGAGTGCTGACTTTAGCTGTTGTTCTTTTCTTTTTACCACCTGATGTTTGTGCTTTCTTGCTATCCATTTTTACATCACTTTCTTTTATTTCTCCAACTTGTATCTGTCTTAATGTTATGTAATATGTAAAGCCATATTTTTGCTTGTCAGTTTCAATTTCTTCTATATTTTCAATAATCATATGCTCATAAGTATCACGATTAGAAAAAACAAACTGTACTTCTTCGCCTAATTCTTGCAACTTTAAAAGTTTATCCCTATTTAATAAATAATCCTTGCTATTATCAACAACAGTTATATTTATTATCATAGGTTCTTTTCTAACACTGTCACTTATATTAAAGCCATTCTCAACTCTTTTAGTTGGTAAAGTCATTGGTAAAGTTCTTGTTTTTTCTGATATAACTTCAAGTGGTATTAGTAAATTTTCAAGTCTTTCAACTTCTTCAGCTTCAAGTTTTAAATCATCTATCATATAACACTCCCTTTTTTATATAGTCAAAAAAGTCTAGTTAGTTCTTATCATATATCAACCCCTTTTTTAAACTGCTGAAATTGCCGATTAAACTATTACTCATTTTTGAGTATTAGTTATTAATCTAATATTAAAAGTTCTGTAACATCAACCTCTAAAGCCTTGGCTATCTTACCAACTGTTTTAATATTTAATGTGTCTTTTCCTGCTTTGATGTCATAATAGGCTTTTGGTTGAATCTTAGCTTCATTTACTAAGTCCCTAACACTCCAGCATTTACCACCTATTAATGTTATTAACTTTTTATAGTTTACTTTCATTTAATCAACTCCTTTTTATCATCTTTTTGCACTTACTTATGTTATGTATGTTATAGCATACTTATATTATGTATGTCAAGTTTTTTGTTTTATACTTTTTATAGTTTTATGTTATAATATAAAAAAATAGTCTTAGAGGTTTTAGTATGAAAATAAGTGAAAAAATAAAAGAATTAAGAAAAAATAATAATCTTACACAAAAAGAAATGGCTAAAAAATTAGGTGTTTCGCTATCTTCATTACAAAAATATGAATACGGGGATTTCTATCCCAGTATTGAAGTTATAAGAAAAATTGTAGAGTTTTTTAATATAACATTAAATGATTTTTTAGATGTCAGTGATATTAGTAACGAAGAAAAAGAGGTTATAAATTGGAATATCAAACGTTCAAGAGAGGTAGAAAAAGAAATTGAAAACGATATAGAAGAAAATGCTAGAAATATTGAAATATTAACAGAAGATGAGGGGATTAAAAATTTATATTGTGATAATATTATATGGCAAATGAGTATAATGAATTTTTATTTTAAAGTTAATACTGAAAAAAAAGAGGTTAATATAGAGTTTTATAACGACTTAAATTTTGAAAATAATAAAGGTGTGTATGATGTTACTTTAACATTTGATGAATTTAAAATATTCTTGTCTCATATTGAAGAAACGTTAAAATTAAACATTTTTAATACATTGATATTAAAGGCAAAAAAACAATAAATAACCCTATATCAAACATAGCCTTGAATATTACTTACTTTTTTAAGACCTCGCAAAACTAGCAATAAAATAATTAAGGGCTTAATAGCTTCAGCAGGACAAATATAAAAGCACTCTAACGAATAATTAAAGTGCTTTTTTGTATGATTTTGTTAGGTCATGATAGAACTTTTTTAAGTACTCAAAAAACTCAGGATAAATATTTCTAAAATCTGCTATGTGATAGGTATGTTAATTTCAATTTTAATCTCTTAATTAAGTTGCATACTATTAATTTTTTTAATCAAATCACTTAGACAATATTTTATATGGCTAAGGCTATCAATTTAATTTTTTCATTGTATAGGAGTTAATAAAATTAAAATCAATTTTAAAAGGTTTTAAAATAAATTACACCTAAAAAGTTTTAAAATGATTTTTAGAGCTATGTCAGGCACTCAGTTTTTAAAATAGAATAAAAAAGACACCCATTAATTGAGTGCCTTTTATCTAAGCTTGTTTTTATGTCAAAACTATAAGCATTATAACATATAAAACTTACTCATCATAATGCCCTTTACAAGAAATTATATTTAATTTATCATCTATCACATCATATACTAAGCGATTATATTGGTCTATTCTTCTGCTATATCCTGGTCTAGCTTTTAACTTCTCAGGCTTTCCAGTTCCATTTAATACACCATTTCTTAATATTTCAATAATAAAATTGGTTATCTTATCAGCTTTTTTTATATCTTCTTTTTGCCATTCTGAATAATCTAATAATGCTTTTATATGCCAAACAACTTCCTTTTTATTCATCATCAACACCTAAGGGAGCAGGCATTATTATACCTTTTCCAGCTTTTAAATCTTCAATTCTTTTGTCAATTTCTTGCCAATATTGAAACCTTTTAAGTTCTTCTAAAATTTCATTATATTTTTTAGCAGTCAATAAAACCAAGTCATCTGTTTTATTTTTTCTTTTAATAATAACTTCTTCTTCATTACCTATTGTTTTATCAAATATATCATCATTAACATTAATAGCTATCATCTTTAACACCTCCAGCTTCTTTATATCTTAATTAATTATAAGACATATAACTTTTAATGTCAATTTTATATCATTATATGTTTTTAAATATCTTATTATATATTTTATATATATGTTTCTATGTTCTGAATATGAAAAAAGTAAAAAAACTATCATATAAAAAATTAATAAAGAAATACCGTTTTTTAAACCACTAGTAAATACTTTAGTTATTCAACTTATTTAATGGTAAATAATTTTTATGCATATAATGCCAGTTATATGCAAGAAATTAATTGATAACTAAATAATAGAAACAATGGACTTTACAAGACTTTTTTGTTAGTTTGAGTTTTTAATTTAGCAATAAAATTTTATTAGTAATTTTTTTATGTTGTCTTTTGTTAAGTTTTTTTTATCTGACTTTGTCCCACTTATGTTGGTGCTATTTTGTTCATACAATTAATAAAATCTATGTCACTTTCTGCCTCTTATATTTAGCCTTTAAATGTATAAAATTTATAAATTGTTGTTTTCGTTTTTTGTCGCTTTTTATTTCATTTTTCTGCACCACTTTTGCACCAATATTATAAAAAGTACCTATAAAAAGTTAAAATTTTAAAACTATAAAAAATATAACATACCACAAATACTGAATATAAAAAAGAGTATG
This Fusobacterium animalis 7_1 DNA region includes the following protein-coding sequences:
- a CDS encoding helix-turn-helix domain-containing protein, which encodes MKISEKIKELRKNNNLTQKEMAKKLGVSLSSLQKYEYGDFYPSIEVIRKIVEFFNITLNDFLDVSDISNEEKEVINWNIKRSREVEKEIENDIEENARNIEILTEDEGIKNLYCDNIIWQMSIMNFYFKVNTEKKEVNIEFYNDLNFENNKGVYDVTLTFDEFKIFLSHIEETLKLNIFNTLILKAKKQ
- a CDS encoding phage baseplate protein, giving the protein MIDDLKLEAEEVERLENLLIPLEVISEKTRTLPMTLPTKRVENGFNISDSVRKEPMIINITVVDNSKDYLLNRDKLLKLQELGEEVQFVFSNRDTYEHMIIENIEEIETDKQKYGFTYYITLRQIQVGEIKESDVKMDSKKAQTSGGKKKRTTAKVSTPTSAEKSKVTGVLIGDNLGKELKRVNKGLNSITKAQLEEIKKYK
- a CDS encoding type II toxin-antitoxin system Phd/YefM family antitoxin; its protein translation is MIAINVNDDIFDKTIGNEEEVIIKRKNKTDDLVLLTAKKYNEILEELKRFQYWQEIDKRIEDLKAGKGIIMPAPLGVDDE
- a CDS encoding helix-turn-helix domain-containing protein, with amino-acid sequence MKVNYKKLITLIGGKCWSVRDLVNEAKIQPKAYYDIKAGKDTLNIKTVGKIAKALEVDVTELLILD
- a CDS encoding Txe/YoeB family addiction module toxin, with product MNKKEVVWHIKALLDYSEWQKEDIKKADKITNFIIEILRNGVLNGTGKPEKLKARPGYSRRIDQYNRLVYDVIDDKLNIISCKGHYDE